TGTTATTTCAGAAAATGGCCATACACTTTATTTAATGTGAACTGAGCTTAGGATAGTCTTAAAATCAATGTTGCTTTAAAGACATAAAAGTCCTAGAGGTTTAATTTTGCATGTCATGTCTACCTTTGTTACACTTTGACTTTTAAACTCCACACCAATGATAttgctttttttacttttttcttttaacagatCTCAGTCACTCTAATGCTTCTTCCATTTTGAGCCCTCTACTCTGTTGTGTCCTCTCTGtccattttatatttcctttgacTTCAGCCTCAAGCCTTCCACTTTTCTGAGACAGGCGTGCAAGTGTCTGAGTGTTCTACTGTCTCTTCCCaatctgcctccaagagtgcagGGTTAAGATGCGAGAATCCTGAGATCCGCATCAGTCCTGGGACTGCGGGGCCAAGCACTTCCGCTCACCCATGCCTGCTCACctcatttctttaaaacaaaaaattaacttTTTCCATCTACTTTCTGTTATCTAGCTCATTtctctatcattatttgcaaatggacttttaataattttatttcttattgtcTGTCTTATTATCTCCATTTCTTGACCTCACATTATTTCTCCTAATCAAGTTAGGATTAAGATTCTGTTATTTCACCCAAAATGCTCTCTAATATTTTCATCAGACAGTATGTCTCAGTACTTATGGTCTACCTGTATACTTAGTTTAGGAAAAGTGTcagttagccaggcagtggtggtacacgcctataatcccagcactcttggaggcagaggcaggcgaatttctgagtttgaggccagcctggtctacagagtgagttccaggacagccaggtctatacagagaaaccctgtctcgaaaaaaccaaatccaaaaaaaagggAAAGGTGTCAGTTATTCCTTAACTTTTTAAGCCAAAGATGATGATTTTTATCACTTTAGATGTAAATGATAGTACCGtttaatgggtttttttttttttttttttttttttggtttatggtttgtttgagataaggtctcatagAGCTGAGTAGCTGAGAATACCTTTGAACTTTAATCTTCGTGCTTCTGTCtgccaagtgatgggattacaagtgtgtgccaccatttctGATTTCTGATTTCCATTGAGAACTTCAGAAATAGTAGTATGATTCAAATGCTTTGAATTAAAGGCACAAAGTAATGTCAGGCTTTTAGTGCTCTCATTTTGTAGTTGTATTTGATTAAAAGCTGCTGGAGTACCAATACCTCCCACCTTAAAAATAACAGagtcaagcctttaatcctaacacccagaaggcagaggcagttggatctcttgagttccaggccagcttggtctgtagaccgagttccaggacagccagggttatgcacagaaaaacaaaacaaacaaaacaaaaaggacataGTCATAATTTTGGGAGATCTATTTCATTCATATGCTTAGAGTGGCTTATCTGCCAGATACTTTCTACTAAAAAAACCTGAAAGTTAATGTCTTCATTACAAGTTTATTGTGATTATATCTCAGGCTATAAAAATTTAGAGAAAGCAATCTTTGGAGAATCTTTTACTAAAGAGAAGAGTGAATCTGAAAAAGTATagatttttaacaaataaatttcTAAGCTTGCACAGTCTTTAATTGCTTGGAACAGTGCTGTCCTTATTGAAGACATATGGCAGTGGTTACCTATTTTCAAAAGTAATGGTACTGTGTATAGTATAGTATTTGTAATGAAACAATCTTTACTAATATTTTAGTATAAGAAACCTATTAGAGTGGAAAATCAGCTTGATGTTAGAAAATCTTCATTTAAAATCCTTACCACTAATTTCTATAATCTTCAACAAACTGTATGATTGTTCTAAACATCAGTGTAAGGAGATagtctaatttttttcatttttaaaaatatttttaaaatttgccctGATTTTTAGTTCTCTTAGAGCTTTGAGTATTTACTAGAAAAGAATGAATATGTGCATTTTCTAAGCTTTAAAGTTGATATTCAAGAATAAAAgtcagccgggcatggtggtgcatgcctttaatcccagcacttgggaggcagaggcaggtggatttctgagttcgaggccagcctggtctacagagtgagttccaggacagccagggctacacagagaaaccctgtctggggggggggggggaagaataaAAGTCAACTTCTATAAATATTAACTATATAGTTGGCAGTAGATCTGTTGGCAACTTTACAGTTATAAAAATATTGACCATCCCATAATACTGAATTATTAAAAACAACTATAAGTAGATCTGAATGTGAATGTGCCACTTAGAATAGAGTAAGCATATGAAATTACtaagctgttcttttttttttttttttttttggtaattaaATTTTATGTAAAGTTTGGTTTCTTATCAGTCTTTATGTGCAGTTAAAAGTTAGCCAGGCCTGCATAGTGTACAGTTAATAGGAACAAGACCATCGTAACTCAGCAGTGTGTAGAGCTCACTTTCTTCAGTTTTCAGCGTCATTAGGGCACTTCACATTTCAGGTCATTAGGGCACTTCATTTCATGTGGTAAGTTGAGAATAATTAGCCAATCAAGCATTGAAGCGTATTTATGCCAGTAAACCCTGGGGAATCTGCTTACCTCCCCTCCCCCGTGCCCTGCCATGCTCAACCTTTGTGTGTGCTGAGCATCTACACCCAGGTCCTCACTGTCCCACAGGActctacccgctgagccatcttcctagccccCAAGTCTTTTAAATAAGTATAATTACTGAAACCTTCAATCTACTTGTACTTCccttgtatatatttaaaatatattacatagaaTTTTAGATGTCCATATCATGTGTTTTATAAAACTTCTTCATCTAATGAGTGGTATGTAATTTGTTTAAGTCATTTCTTTACTTGAAATTTGATGTTTTTTTAACTAAGAAGAAATTTCTTAAAATGAAAGATGGGCCAGTGAGAttctcagtggataaaagcacttgctacaaTCTAGGTCAGATGCCTAGAGCCCATACAGTGAAATGAAAGAACCAGATCCCACCCACAAAGGTGTTCTTTGACTTCTATACATGTACCATGGCATTTCAAGTGcctacacatacataaatgtaaaaaaaaaaaaattaaaatagagacTAAAAAGTTTTGGTAAGAACAGAAAGCCAAATTCAAAAGTACAAATATAGTGCATTGGCAAACAAACTAATCATCTAATAAATTTAGTAGCAAAGTGTATCAGAAAGTATAGTAATAGTATATGGTACTAAAGTACCTTCAGTTAATGGTTTGGTCAGTTTAATAGGTTTTGTTGAGTTAACCCATATATGGAGgaattaatattgaaaatttattttttaaatattagaaagGTACATTTGCCTTTTAAGAAGTATTTTGCAGCTCCAGCAATGGAAATGATAttgctctatttttcttttagctcCTGGAGCCTGTCTGCCACCAACTGTTTGAGCTCTATCGTAGCTCTGAAGTTCGACTTAAGAGGTTCACGCTGCAGTTCCTTCCTGAATTGATTTGGGTTTATTTGCGACTTACAGTTAGTAGAGACCGGCAGAGCAATGGCTGCATTGAAGCACTTCTCCTAGGAATTTATAATTTGGTGAGTTGAAAGTGAtagtttagaaaatttaaaatatttttaaatcctcTGAAATATTTGAAGATTGTTTAAAGAAGAGCAAATTGAAATGTCTGCTGAACACAATAAAGTTAGATACAAAATAATCATTATAAGTGTTTTGTAAGGTTGTTGAAGATATGATTGATAATATTGTTAGATCAGATGACTTCCTTCAGATAGTTTTATTTAACCAATGTCCATGAATGCATTTATCCTATCCAAACAAGTTGGATATTGAAATGAGCTATGTGCTTTTAGAGCAACTTCTCTACCTCAGAAGAAATATTCATAGACGACTAATAACACAGAGTATGTATAGAAAAGGATATGAGAAATTGAAATTTGAGTCAAAGTTACTACAACTTTACAGAGGAAGTGGTTTCTGAAAAGGTATACTTTAGATTGCCTGAGATTAGGAATAAATGAGATTTTAGGAAGAAGTGATTGTCTTAgtgtgtctattgctgtgataaaaacaccatgaccaaaagcaacttggggaagaaagggtttatttcaccttacagtATTTTTTTAGTCTATCATCTAGgggaatcagggcaggaactcaaggttggaaccaggaggcaggcactaaagcagaagccatgcaggagtgctgcttactggcttgctcctcaaggCTTGCCCAGGCTGCTTTCTTTACAAGTAAGGACCACTTGCTCAAGATGGCACCACCTAGGACATCAATCATTGATCAAGAAAATGGTCCACAGGTTTgctcacaggccaatctaatgaagacattttttttttcaattaaggttccttcttcccaaatgactccagcttgggtcaagttggcataaaaccagacatatgaGGAAACAAAAGAGAAGTTCAGTTGTGTAATTGCAAATGAAAAGCTAGGATATATATGCAAGCTAAGAGAGATGACTCCATTCTGGTTCCATTAGTGttagacttttgtttttgttctcccTGTGTAGCTTAGGTGGCCCTAAGATATAATATGTGTGTAGGCTGGTCTTAAAATCTTCACCTGATCTTAGGCCAAAAGGCCTCATTCttgatcttcttgccttagcCTCAAAGGCTAAGATTGCAGACAAGTACCACTGTGCATTTAGAaccttttctggttttggttttttttttttctttttttctttctttttttgggggggaggggggatttttgttttttgtttttttcccctgagacagggtttctctgtacagccctggctgtcctggaactcactctgtagaccaggctggcctcaaactcagaaatccgcctgcctctgcttcccagagtgctgggattacaggcgtgcgccactaccgcccggcccttttctggttttggagTCAggttctcattatgtagccctggctaccttgCAACTCAATATGTTGATGAGATTGGCCTTTAACTCACAAAGattgtcctcctgtctctgcctcctgagtgctgggattaaatgtgtgtgccaccacatccagcaaaaaaaaaaaatctatttaatgtGAAGAGCTAAGATTTTCTGTAATAGGCATTCACTGGGAAAGCAAATGAGAGAGTTTTGAGAATTACATACTAAAAGGATAGATGTAGTGGTAgtacaaatttcataattttgttttcttaacgGTTGGATAATATTGCATTAAGTAAATGTACCCAACTTTGACTATCCCTCAGTTGATTGATgtctaggctgtttccaatttctagaTGTTATAAATAGAGCAGTAATGAATGTggatgagcaagtgtctctgtggtaagaTGGAATGTCTCCTCTGTATGTGCTGACAAATGCTGTGGCTGGATCTTGTAGATCTTTTTATAAGTGGGACATCATAAaacttaaacatttttcttttgttttgttttattttgttctaagtAGAAAGCTAACCTGGTTTTAACATCCTTGATTGTTTTTGATATGtctctggctggtcttgaactcactgtgtagaccaaccaggatggtctcaaattcagatatctacctgcctcATTAAAGTGCTGAGATTCAAGGAGTATGCCACTATGCCtaggtggtggtgttttgtttggaatctgttttgtttttgtttttgagacagtatctcaagTATTCTAGACTGGCTTCAAACATTGTGTAGCTGAGTCTGGCCTTTTAACTTCTGACTTTTACGTTTCCCTTCCTCTACACTTAAGTACTGGGTGTGCAGGTTTGCAGAGTCAtatctggcttttaaaaaaaaatgctacataGCTATTTCTGATAGAGtctttaaaaacagttttctGGCCGTGGATTTCATGCTAGTTCATGTTACTAAGAACAGCAGAAGGCAGCAGAGAATGAGACGCAGCAGCGTTATCTAGAGGCAGGTAATTACTGATACCTAACAAGTAGAGATGACTCACTAGAGAAATGAAGGGCACCAATattcctttttgcttttttaaatatttatttatttattatatgtaagtacactgtagctgtcttcacagcTGTCACCCTTAGAATAGGgtattgaatcccattacagatggttatgagccaccatgtggttgctgggatttgaaatcagaaccttcagaagagcagtcagtgctctcaaccgctgagccatgtctccaccccctcctgcttgtttttatttttcagagaacAAACACTTTTAAAAACTTGTAGCTAGGCCTGGTAACATATGCtttgagtcccagcacttgggaggcagaagcaggcatgtctgtcggagttcaaggccagactgattggaatagacagggctacatagggaaaccctgcctcaaaaaccttttaaaataacaaagacCTGGATGTGGTGACTCATACATTTAATCTCAGCTTCAGGAGTCTGATGCAGAATTTTTCATTCCGTGTCAACCTGAACTACATAACAAGTCAGGTTGCAGtcatatgtgagaccctgtccaaaaaaaaaaaaatactagcagGAGGAGgtaggtgtgatggcacacacgtCTAATCTTCCTGCTCAGTGAGCCGAGGTGCAGATGTAAAGCCCTAGGACTAGACTGCATAGTGCATTCCAGGGCGCCAGGCCTAcgagtgaaaccttgtctcaaacaaacaagagcACATAAGAATTTTCTCTAAATTACATTCTCCTAAAATTACTTACACATGTCTATTTCTTGATTCCACACATAACTTCTTACAGTTCCGCAGTTGATTGCTGAGGGATCATAAATTTTTTTTAGtcaagatttatttttgaaatgttcttacaaaaaatgtaaattatagtATGGGACATTTAAAGTTTGTTTATGGTAATCATTTCAAAAAGAAAGTGTATCAAAACTTCACATTCTACACTAGAAATCTATGTAAATTCTGTCAGTTATGGTTCAGTAAAAGTGGAAAATGCTTCATTTCTATTATAATAATGTGCTTTCTTATTTTGATAAATGTAGATTTCTTGGTTTTAGTTATGTTTTGCTCAACCATGTTTCTACCAAAATTTGAtcagttttttttcctctaagaTCTAATCTTTTGTGTTACCTGTGCTTTGCCTTTGCAAATGTTGGATTCGGAGTAGTATAATTGTGTTCAATATCTGTGGGTAACAACCATGCTACAAATGTGTACCAATTTGCTGACAGATTTGGAAGAGTATGCTAGAGTAATAGTATTTTATATACTATTGTTTCTAAAACTCTCTTTCAATTAGTAAAGGTATATTCTATAAATTAAGGaagtaattattatttattttgctacAGGCTTAATATTACATtggttttgtacatttttttacTATAGGAAATTGCTGATAAAGATGGAAACAATAAAGTGCTGTCTTTCACTATCCCTTCCTTATCTAAACCTTCAATATACCATGAAGTAAGTAATGTTTGGAACATGGAATGTTTCAAATTATGTTGAGAAAGGcgtaaaaagttattttttgcCAGAGGtaaatattgtaaatactttcttatttctctttttgaAGCATGATGTTTTGTAGCCCAAGTACGTTTCAAATTCACCCAGGGggtcaaggatgaccttgcacTCCTGAgcctgcttctaccttccaagtgaAAGGATTACACAACCATGCAGGGACCCTAATACATGGGTTGTGAactgagatagctcagtggttccgagcactgactgttcctccaAAGGATCTGGGttaaatttccagcacccacttgTAGACCACAACTACctgtccagttccaggggatctaacatccTCTTATtgcctccataggcaccaggaaTGCACCTGGTCTACACTCATATACATTtagtaaaagaaaggaagaaaggggtggagagggaaaaaaagggggaaggagagggagagagggcactgacaatctgagtttaatccctgggacccaaatagtggaaggagagaactatgTAGTAAATTGTTTTAGAATAGATGTTATGTATGATGTCAAGGGAGTTAGTATTTAGTGGAAATTTTTCCTCTAGTTCTTGTTTACTCATTTAATTTCCCTCACCAGAATCATTCTTACctttttaaatcactttttaaatgaaagtttAAGCAattgtttttatcaatattgtttAGTGATTATCTTGTTAGactcatttttattattctttaggAAAGTAACTACTCAGAAGGATGTTAGAGCATTATGTTTCAGTATAAATAAGTCTGATTGCACATTCTGTCTTTTCACTAGTAtatttgttttgcttctgtttgttccaTTGAAGAATGTGAGACTACTCATTATTAGATAGGTGAAAGTTGCTGTTGAGCTGATTTAGTAAAATCCAGTAAGAAATGTGTTAAGAGTCAAATTTATAGTCTTTTATGGTCTTTGATGTATCAGATTGTGGGCAACACACATTATCCTGTTGGCTTTTAGCTCAATGAagctattaattttttaaaaatcaattccccagagattttgttttgtgttagaaaTAGCATGTCTCCTGTTTGGCcaggattcttttattttttttattttttttattttatgctaacaaactcttttttttttattcgataaggATTCTTTTTAACATAGACTATTTCTGCAAAATGCATTTTAATTGTTATTTGTATTGTGatgtaaaataaaatggatgGTAGTAACATTAATAAATGATTGTTCTAACTTGAAAAACATGAAATCAATTGTATAAATAGTAAAAAAGGTTTTTCAGTTAAAATAAGCAGTCTTTAAatactgtttattttatgtaatagtTATAGTCTGTGTTCTAGAATGCAAACAAATATAAATGGATTTCTTTCAAATCTTAGTGTTTTCAGcagcttttatttttcctaaatacaGAGTAACACAATATCTTAAAAATGAAGggatatatttcaaattttatgtgaCTTCTACATATAATTTCTAAAAGAAGGCATAAAATGTTATTGAAGAACAGAGAAAATTTACTTCAaactacattttatttaaacaaaatgactacataatatagattttttttactctattttgaagaaattatcatatgctatatatatatttttttgtagcCCTCAACAATTGGATCCATGGCTTTGACAGAAGGGGCATTATGTCAACATGATCTCATCAGGGTTGTTTACAGTGATCTTCATCCTCAGAGAGAAACATTTACTGCACAAAACCGGTAATGGTCAAAACTACATAGTAGGTggctagaaaaatggctcagtggataaccactggctgcttttccagaagactcaggttctattcccagaatCCCGTGGTGGTtaatagccatctgtaactctggctccagacgatctaataccctcttcttgcctccaagGGGACTAGGCATgtatgttatacacacacatatatgctagcaaaacactcaaatacataaaataaacctaaaaatttttttaagtacaCAGCAACAATGGTGAATTTATGCCTAATGGCTAAGTATAATTACTTCATTTGAAGCTTGATAAGAGTAGAgtccaaaaataaaatgcatcATACTAGTAAAATATATTATAGTCCAGGCTGTGCATCCTTGTCTGAAAAGTCACAAGCAAAGTCTGAAATCTGATGGGTACCAGCATGGTAGTGCAAATAGACAATCTACACACAATCTGGGTGACTGGAACACAGGTAAGATGCCAGTGCACTAAAGTAGTATGTAAAATCACCTTGTAGCTGTGTGTGGTCTATGTGAAACATAATGAGTTTCTGGTGTATATACTTGGGTCTTACCTCACAAGAAAGCACATGTTACACAATCTGAAACATTTCTAGTCTTTGGCATGTTAGATAACTATTCAAAAATATTGTTTTGAACTTTGCACATAAACACCACATCTACTCCACTCCTCCCCTTTCCAACTCTTCCAGTGTCCCACCTTCCACATTAATaatctcttctttaattattattacttatgtataaatatgtatatatgtacatacatgcacatatgtatatataatgaactGAATCTATTTGTTTGCATAGACATGTGTCCAAGGCTGACCAGCCACTTGGGGTTGGACAGCCTCTTTGGGGGTTTCTCCAGGAGGAAGCTGATTCTTCCTCACACAGCGGCTATTAACCACCTGTAGCTCTTTATCTAGGATTGGTACAGCAGGCTGTCAGGATCCTGTTCTATTGCCGTGTCTTGTCTAAACCAGATTATTCCCCTCTCACTACAAATGGTGTTGGCTTCTTGGAGGAAATTTTCTGCTTATGGGGCAGATCAGCAAATTCTATTAACTATTAAACAAGGTTAATATACCCAATCAAATATATATGTCACAGTGCTGGAGAGGTTActcagttaagagcaatgactgctcttaccagggttcaattcccagcaccccatggCAGCCCACAGCCACCTGCAcctccagtttcagggcatcagtgccctcttatggcctctgtaggcaccaagcGTGCATGtggtaaacagacacacatactagCAAAGTGCCCATAGCCTAAAATAATAAGTAATGAAAATTCTTCCTTATCCTCAGCAGTCCCTAAATTCTATTGTCTGATCTTAGTGATTATGAATAATTGTACTGTGATGTTGTAGGAGTTTTTTGCAGTATAATGTTGACTGTGAAGTAGTTTACAGATATACATAGTTTTGCTCCCAAATTAAATTTACATTACTTCCACACAGTTCACTAATGAAAACTGCTGTCTTCTGTTCCCTCTACCTTCCATTTCCATTTCCCCTTGTCAAGACTTagccagggctgaagagatggctcagcagttaagagcactgactgctcttacagagatcctgagttcaaatcccagcaaccacatggtggctcacagccatttgtaatgggatctgatgccctcttctggtgtgtctgaaaagagctacAATAtacccacataaaataaataagtaaataaataaataaataaataaataaataaataaataaattaaaaaaactttttttaaaaaaagaagacttaGCCAGTGTTTCTCAACTGGGTGTTCATTGTCTCCTACATATACCACATAGCAAACTATATGGAAGATTGATTTGATTGATATAGCTGGGTGGAGAGAGGGCTGTTGTGCATCTGGTGGACAGAGGTTAGAAATGTTGTTTAGTTCCTGCAAAATATCAAGTGCCctgaactggagttgcaggtgagTTGTTACGTgcgtgctgggaactaaacccataAGACTAGCAAATGCTCTTATTTACTGAGCCATTCCTCTAGCTCACAGAGCTagatcacagagatccactagcCCCTTGACTAATTGGTTTTGCAGGTTTGGTTTGGGttaggttgggttgggttggttggttggttagttggggttttgttttgttttgttgagacagagtctcacttttttttttttttttttttttttttttttttgcagtccgggtcctttatttctcttttgtacATCAGGCCATGAATTTGTATGGGATGGGCTCCAGCAGCTCGGGCTCCTTCCTGTTAGTCCTCACAAAGTGGGCTTCTCTGGGTGGTGCAGGCTGGCGCTTCAGCTGAACCCAGGTGCCCTTTTCTCTGGCCTCCTTTTTCTTCTGATCATTCTCTTTCACCCACTTCAGGAAACTGTCTCTGCTCTTCGAGTGCTTGATGTGCTCAATCCGCACATTGATCCTCTTGGCCAGAATCTTGCCCTTAACTTGCTTGTTTACAATGATGCCCACAGCATGCTGGGTGACATTGTAGACTCTTCCGGTTTTGCCGTGGTAACACTTATGGGGCATTCCTTTTTGAACAGTGCCCATTCCCTTGATGTCTACAATATCACCCTTGTAGATTCGCATGTATGTGGCCAAAGGAACAATTCCATGTTTCCTAAAAGGCCTAGAGAACATGTACCGGgtgcctctcctctttccctttgtgTTCATCATTTTGGCGAGTTACTGGAAGATGGCTGCCAGGGCCGAAAGCAGAGTCTCACTTTTATGACTGGCCTGCAACTTACCACATAGATTGTCTCTGacccctgagtgctaggattgaaggtgaGCTCCACTATACccagcctcatttttttttccttttttatgatttttgagacaagctttttctacatagccctagctatctttgaactcactatgcaggctaggctggccttgaactcacagagatccacttgcctctgcctcctgaattctgggataaaaagcatgtgccaccatgcccagccttatttcatttctttttttttaaaagatttattaattaatttattatttatttattatgtatacagcaggccagaagaggacaccagatctgATTATAGGTGGTTTTGAGCcacacaatgtggttgctgggaattgaatttaggagctctggaaaaacagccagggctcttaacctctgagatttctctccagccccttaattcatttcttaaagaagaaaatacagcACTGGCTATGGCTTATGATAGTAAGAATTGAAACAAACTATTGAGGAGGATACTATAGTTACCTGATTAAGAAATCATGAAGGTTTACATTAAGGCATTGTTATAAACATTTACTAAGTAAATAATTTACTATTGTCTCTGATAGAAATAAATgtgatcattttttatttttgtaggttCGAAGTCCTGAGTTTTCTCATG
The Apodemus sylvaticus chromosome 9, mApoSyl1.1, whole genome shotgun sequence DNA segment above includes these coding regions:
- the LOC127692158 gene encoding 60S ribosomal protein L21-like — its product is MMNTKGKRRGTRYMFSRPFRKHGIVPLATYMRIYKGDIVDIKGMGTVQKGMPHKCYHGKTGRVYNVTQHAVGIIVNKQVKGKILAKRINVRIEHIKHSKSRDSFLKWVKENDQKKKEAREKGTWVQLKRQPAPPREAHFVRTNRKEPELLEPIPYKFMA